In Microbacterium foliorum, the following proteins share a genomic window:
- a CDS encoding dihydrofolate reductase family protein, which yields MTGRILIDLFMTLDGVAQGPGGIDEDTAGGFEFSGWQAGYPSSGMGETVSKGMQGLDALLLGRRTYDIFASYWPHHTDGPSGEIGRLFDRVPKYVASRNADIALAWQNSHRIGDDLAAEIAELRAQHDKVHVIGSIDFVHSLLAAGLFDELNLWVYPILLGTGKKVFDDGAKPSVLRLLEPPVVDESGVMLLRYGRTDRVPEVGTFEG from the coding sequence ATGACCGGACGCATCCTGATCGACCTCTTCATGACCCTCGACGGCGTCGCACAGGGGCCGGGCGGCATCGACGAGGACACGGCCGGAGGGTTCGAGTTCAGCGGGTGGCAGGCCGGGTACCCGTCTTCGGGCATGGGGGAGACCGTCTCGAAGGGGATGCAGGGGCTCGACGCGCTGCTGCTCGGCCGCCGTACGTATGACATCTTCGCGTCGTACTGGCCGCACCACACCGACGGCCCGTCCGGGGAGATCGGCAGGCTCTTCGACCGTGTGCCGAAGTATGTCGCTTCGCGGAACGCCGACATCGCACTCGCGTGGCAGAACAGTCACCGCATCGGCGACGATCTTGCCGCCGAGATCGCCGAACTGCGGGCACAGCACGACAAGGTGCACGTGATCGGCAGCATCGACTTCGTGCACTCGCTGCTCGCCGCGGGGCTGTTCGACGAGCTCAACCTGTGGGTGTATCCGATCCTGCTCGGCACGGGCAAGAAGGTCTTCGACGACGGGGCGAAGCCGTCGGTGCTGCGGCTGCTCGAGCCGCCGGTCGTCGACGAGAGCGGTGTGATGCTGCTGCGCTACGGACGCACGGATCGGGTGCCGGAGGTCGGGACCTTCGAGGGGTGA
- a CDS encoding VOC family protein, with protein MTKIFVNLPTGDLERSKAFYTALGCEINPMFTDENAACVVWSDDVFFMVLTREYFSTFTDKAVVDPKDAAQVLVAISRDSRDEVDAVLAAGLAAGGTEPKDPQDYGFMYSRDLEDPDGNVIEFMYMDPAAAEQGPDAYLAEHGDPA; from the coding sequence GTGACCAAGATCTTCGTCAACCTGCCCACGGGCGATCTCGAGCGCTCGAAGGCGTTCTACACGGCCCTCGGCTGCGAGATCAATCCGATGTTCACCGATGAGAACGCCGCCTGCGTCGTGTGGAGCGACGACGTCTTCTTCATGGTGCTCACCCGCGAGTACTTCTCGACGTTCACCGACAAGGCGGTCGTGGACCCGAAGGATGCGGCCCAGGTTCTCGTCGCGATCAGCCGTGACTCGCGCGACGAGGTGGATGCCGTGCTCGCCGCCGGACTCGCCGCGGGCGGCACCGAACCGAAGGACCCGCAGGACTACGGCTTCATGTACTCCCGCGACCTCGAGGACCCAGACGGCAACGTGATCGAGTTCATGTACATGGATCCCGCAGCCGCCGAGCAGGGCCCCGACGCGTACCTCGCGGAGCACGGCGACCCTGCCTGA